In a genomic window of Phragmites australis chromosome 14, lpPhrAust1.1, whole genome shotgun sequence:
- the LOC133891748 gene encoding uncharacterized protein LOC133891748 isoform X1, which produces MRRDVLRCKELVERSRQRTVSLPTMDSSYGGSTNKRGPASALEKSWAMEDRKHLDALIARSFYSGGISFNFARNPYFQQAISFAYNRNLAGYKMPGYNKLRTSLLKQERGHIEMLLQSSKSTWQEKGVTICADGWSDPQRRPLINFVAVSEKAPMFLRADNCEGQVKTKEYIAEKLKSVIEEVGRQNVVQIITDNAANCKGAGLLIEAEYENIFWTPCVVHTLNLALKSICEPKLPKNEEEEFVWKQLEFIHVIKSEAQIIKNFIMNHGMRLSMFNEFSHLKLLAIAETRFASVVCMLKRMVEVKMPLKQMVISEAWDIYKDDAQTAALIHDKVLSEVWWRNVEYILKITTPIYEMIRVADTNTPCLHLIYEMWDSMIEKVKKEIYQWEGKQPDEESNLYLVIHKILVDRWTKGNNPLHCIAHSLNPRYYSQEWLHGGVGRVPPHKNKEVSKMRMTCFKKYFRIPTELSQVKEEYARFSSCSEEFNDPDSLHDRWFVSPMTWWTNHGQSVPLLMNLAIKLVSQPASSSCCERNWSTYSFIHSVKRNALTPERAEDLVYVHSNLRHLSKRTDDYKKGESRMWDVGGDSFESLSGLGILEVANLSLDEPELQAVSFGDVEADIWENEDEANPEQT; this is translated from the exons ATGAGAAGAGATGTTCTAAGGTGCAAAGAATTAGTAGAAAGGTCAAGACAGAGAACTGTGTCGTTGCCTACTATGGATTCTTCATATGGTGGCAGCACGAACAAGAGAGGACCTGCAAGTGCATTGGAGAAATCTTGGGCAATGGAGGACCGTAAGCACTTGGATGCTCTAATTGCTAGATCATTCTATTCTGGAG GGATATCtttcaattttgcaagaaatccatATTTTCAACAAGCAATTTCCTTTGCTTATAACCGCAACTTGGCGGGTTATAAAATGCCTGGGTACAACAAGCTTAGAACTTCGCTTCTGAAGCAAGAAAGAGGTCACATTGAGATGCTATTGCAGAGTTCAAAGAGCACATGGCAGGAGAAGGGAGTGACAATTTGCGCTGATGGATGGTCAGATCCACAGAGGCGACCACTCATCAACTTTGTTGCTGTTTCTGAGAAGGCACCTATGTTCTTGAGGGCTGATAATTGTGAAGGGCAAGTGAAGACAAAAGAATACATTGCTGAGAAGCTGAAGTCTGTTATTGAAGAAGTGGGTCGTCAAAATGTGGTACAAATCATCACAGACAATGCTGCAAATTGCAAAGGTGCGGGTCTTCTTATTGAAGCTGAGTATGAGAATATATTCTGGACACCATGTGTTGTGCATACTCTCAATCTTGCTTTGAAAAGTATTTGTGAGCCAAAACTCccaaagaatgaagaagaggaaTTTGTTTGGAAACAACTTGAATTTATACATGTTATTAAAAGTGAAGCCCAAATCATCAAGAATTTTATAATGAACCATGGCATGCGGCTTTCTATGTTCAATGAGTTTAGCCATTTGAAGCTACTAGCTATTGCTGAAACACGATTTGCATCAGTTGTGTGTATGTTGAAACGGATGGTGGAGGTAAAAATGCCTCTTAAGCAAATGGTAATTAGTGAAGCATGGGACATTTACAAAGATGATGCTCAAACAGCAGCTCTAATCCATGACAAGGTATTGAGTGAGGTTTGGTGGAGGAATGTGGAGTATATACTTAAGATTACTACTCCTATCTATGAGATGATACGTGTGGCGGACACTAACACACCATGTCTTCACTTGATTTATGAGATGTGGGATTCTATGATTGAGAAAGTGAAGAAAGAGATATATCAATGGGAAGGAAAGCAACCAGATGAGGAGTCGAACTTGTACTTGGTTATTCATAAGATATTAGTTGATAGGTGGACAAAAGGCAATAATCCACTTCATTGTATAGCTCATTCACTCAACCCAAG ATATTATAGCCAAGAGTGGCTACATGGAGGTGTTGGTCGTGTACCTCCACACAAGAACAAAGAGGTATCGAAAATGAGgatgacatgcttcaagaagTACTTCCGCATACCAACAGAATTGTCTCAAGTGAAAGAAGAATACGCAAGGTTCTCTAGTTGTTCCGAAGAATTCAATGATCCTGACTCCCTCCATGATAGATGGTTTGTTTCTCCCATGACTTGGTGGACAAATCATGGACAGTCTGTTCCTTTATTGATGAATTTGGCCATCAAATTGGTTAGCCAACCAGCCTCATCTTCCTGCTGTGAGAGAAATTGGAGTACATATAGCTTCATTCATAGTGTCAAAAGAAATGCCCTAACTCCAGAGCGTGCTGAAGATTTGGTCTATGTGCACTCAAATTTGAGACATCTCTCAAAAAGGACCGATGATTACAAGAAAGGGGAATCAAGGATGTGGGATGTGGGAGGAGATTCTTTTGAATCTCTAAGTGGTTTAGGAATTCTTGAAGTGGCTAACCTTTCTCTTGATGAGCCTGAATTGCAAGCCGTGTCTTTTGGAGATGTGGAGGCTGATATTTGGGAAAATGAAGATGAAGCAAATCCTGAACAAACCTAG
- the LOC133890238 gene encoding pectinesterase inhibitor-like: MAMARSLAHLFFLLLLVSTAPAVRTIPDAADNLQEACNKTLFPKVCINMLRDNPESRTASPRRLAELSVYKAAEVGTTVAAFAHHELNGLKDDALFKCLDSCSEDIEEAVAHLSALTRELTDAKFLEVKSWLSSTLGGTSTCEEACKDAPIGDVKNDAITKSMEVEELLRVTLDLITEASGSMSAEVALPPSALGASAPSGGYGSSADSPAYGAPSADGPAYGASGPGADVPAPSYGTSGSPAPSPDASASEADVTA; encoded by the exons ATGGCCATGGCTCGCTCCCTCGcgcacctcttcttcctcctcctcctcgtctccaCCGCGCCCGCCGTGCGGACCATCCCTGACGCCGCTGACAACCTCCAGGAGGCGTGCAACAAGACGCTGTTCCCCAAGGTCTGCATCAATATGCTGAGGGACAACCCGGAGAGCCGCACGGCGAGCCCACGCCGTCTGGCCGAGCTGTCCGTGTACAAGGCGGCCGAGGTGGGCACGACCGTGGCTGCGTTCGCGCACCACGAGCTCAACGGCCTCAAGGATGACGCCCTGTTCAAGTGCCTCGACAGCTGCTCGGAGGACATTGAGGAGGCCGTGGCGCACCTCAGCGCGCTCACCCGGGAGCTCACGGACGCCAAGTTCCTCGAGGTCAAGTCCTGGCTCTCGTCCACGCTCGGCGGTACCTCCACCTGTGAGGAGGCCTGCAAGGACGCGCCCATCGGCGACGTTAAGAACGACGCCATCACCAAGAGCATGGAGGTCGAGGAGCTGCTACGCGTCACGCTGGACCTCATCACTGAGGCGTCCGGATCCATGTCCGCCGAGGTCGCCCTGCCGCCGTCGGCGTTGGGCGCCAGCGCGCCGTC CGGAGGCTACGGCTCGTCCGCAGACTCCCCGGCTTATGGCGCGCCGTCCGCCGACGGGCCGGCATATGGCGCCAGCGGGCCGGGTGCTGATGTTCCCGCGCCGTCATATGGGACCTCCGGTTCGCCGGCACCGTCCCCGGACGCCAGTGCTTCCGAGGCCGACGTGACAGCATGA
- the LOC133891748 gene encoding uncharacterized protein LOC133891748 isoform X2: MRRDVLRCKELVERSRQRTVSLPTMDSSYGGSTNKRGPASALEKSWAMEDRKHLDALIARSFYSGGISFNFARNPYFQQAISFAYNRNLAGYKMPGYNKLRTSLLKQERGHIEMLLQSSKSTWQEKGVTICADGWSDPQRRPLINFVAVSEKAPMFLRADNCEGQVKTKEYIAEKLKSVIEEVGRQNVVQIITDNAANCKVVCMLKRMVEVKMPLKQMVISEAWDIYKDDAQTAALIHDKVLSEVWWRNVEYILKITTPIYEMIRVADTNTPCLHLIYEMWDSMIEKVKKEIYQWEGKQPDEESNLYLVIHKILVDRWTKGNNPLHCIAHSLNPRYYSQEWLHGGVGRVPPHKNKEVSKMRMTCFKKYFRIPTELSQVKEEYARFSSCSEEFNDPDSLHDRWFVSPMTWWTNHGQSVPLLMNLAIKLVSQPASSSCCERNWSTYSFIHSVKRNALTPERAEDLVYVHSNLRHLSKRTDDYKKGESRMWDVGGDSFESLSGLGILEVANLSLDEPELQAVSFGDVEADIWENEDEANPEQT, encoded by the exons ATGAGAAGAGATGTTCTAAGGTGCAAAGAATTAGTAGAAAGGTCAAGACAGAGAACTGTGTCGTTGCCTACTATGGATTCTTCATATGGTGGCAGCACGAACAAGAGAGGACCTGCAAGTGCATTGGAGAAATCTTGGGCAATGGAGGACCGTAAGCACTTGGATGCTCTAATTGCTAGATCATTCTATTCTGGAG GGATATCtttcaattttgcaagaaatccatATTTTCAACAAGCAATTTCCTTTGCTTATAACCGCAACTTGGCGGGTTATAAAATGCCTGGGTACAACAAGCTTAGAACTTCGCTTCTGAAGCAAGAAAGAGGTCACATTGAGATGCTATTGCAGAGTTCAAAGAGCACATGGCAGGAGAAGGGAGTGACAATTTGCGCTGATGGATGGTCAGATCCACAGAGGCGACCACTCATCAACTTTGTTGCTGTTTCTGAGAAGGCACCTATGTTCTTGAGGGCTGATAATTGTGAAGGGCAAGTGAAGACAAAAGAATACATTGCTGAGAAGCTGAAGTCTGTTATTGAAGAAGTGGGTCGTCAAAATGTGGTACAAATCATCACAGACAATGCTGCAAATTGCAAAG TTGTGTGTATGTTGAAACGGATGGTGGAGGTAAAAATGCCTCTTAAGCAAATGGTAATTAGTGAAGCATGGGACATTTACAAAGATGATGCTCAAACAGCAGCTCTAATCCATGACAAGGTATTGAGTGAGGTTTGGTGGAGGAATGTGGAGTATATACTTAAGATTACTACTCCTATCTATGAGATGATACGTGTGGCGGACACTAACACACCATGTCTTCACTTGATTTATGAGATGTGGGATTCTATGATTGAGAAAGTGAAGAAAGAGATATATCAATGGGAAGGAAAGCAACCAGATGAGGAGTCGAACTTGTACTTGGTTATTCATAAGATATTAGTTGATAGGTGGACAAAAGGCAATAATCCACTTCATTGTATAGCTCATTCACTCAACCCAAG ATATTATAGCCAAGAGTGGCTACATGGAGGTGTTGGTCGTGTACCTCCACACAAGAACAAAGAGGTATCGAAAATGAGgatgacatgcttcaagaagTACTTCCGCATACCAACAGAATTGTCTCAAGTGAAAGAAGAATACGCAAGGTTCTCTAGTTGTTCCGAAGAATTCAATGATCCTGACTCCCTCCATGATAGATGGTTTGTTTCTCCCATGACTTGGTGGACAAATCATGGACAGTCTGTTCCTTTATTGATGAATTTGGCCATCAAATTGGTTAGCCAACCAGCCTCATCTTCCTGCTGTGAGAGAAATTGGAGTACATATAGCTTCATTCATAGTGTCAAAAGAAATGCCCTAACTCCAGAGCGTGCTGAAGATTTGGTCTATGTGCACTCAAATTTGAGACATCTCTCAAAAAGGACCGATGATTACAAGAAAGGGGAATCAAGGATGTGGGATGTGGGAGGAGATTCTTTTGAATCTCTAAGTGGTTTAGGAATTCTTGAAGTGGCTAACCTTTCTCTTGATGAGCCTGAATTGCAAGCCGTGTCTTTTGGAGATGTGGAGGCTGATATTTGGGAAAATGAAGATGAAGCAAATCCTGAACAAACCTAG
- the LOC133891426 gene encoding uncharacterized protein LOC133891426 has protein sequence MAHSALLKRRQAMHKGENKSLANSIAFRERTVYKAHSITTLPLTTKKRKIHRLTDAPIAMALARSLAPLFLFFLLVSTAHAARTVADNVQDACSKTQFPKACAVGLATKPESQTASPRRLAELFVNIVAESGSGMAAFVHGKLNSAKDDALFKCYDSCSDDVEEAVSHLKGLIQEPTDAKFLEVKSWLSSTLGGSSTCEDACKDTPKSTDKDDVVTRSLEFEMLLRITLDLITEASGSMSADIALPPSDASAPSYGAPYGAPSPFGGYGSSADAPAYGVDGPAYGASGPSPVSMPVYGASGPGADVPSPSYGASGAPAPSDGASDAPTPSSGDSASDADATA, from the coding sequence ATGGCACATTCCGCTCTCCTGAAACGGCGGCAGGCCATGCACAAAGGAGAGAACAAGTCCTTGGCCAACTCGATCGCATTCAGAGAGCGCACGGTATATAAAGCCCATTCAATCACCACTCTTCCTCTCACCaccaagaaaaggaaaatacatCGTCTCACCGACGCGCCGATCGCCATGGCCTTGGCCCGCTCTCTCgcacctctcttcctcttcttcctccttgtcTCCACCGCGCACGCCGCGCGGACCGTCGCCGACAACGTCCAGGACGCGTGCAGCAAGACGCAGTTCCCGAAGGCCTGCGCTGTCGGGCTGGCGACTAAGCCGGAGAGCCAGACAGCGAGCCCGCGCCGGCTGGCCGAGCTGTTCGTGAACATCGTGGCCGAGTCGGGCTCGGGGATGGCCGCGTTCGTGCACGGCAAGCTCAACAGCGCCAAGGACGACGCCTTGTTCAAGTGCTATGACAGCTGCTCGGACGACGTCGAGGAGGCAGTGTCGCACCTGAAGGGCCTCATCCAGGAGCCCACCGACGCCAAGTTCCTCGAGGTCAAGTCGTGGCTGTCGTCCACGCTCGGCGGCTCGTCCACCTGCGAGGACGCATGCAAGGACACGCCCAAGAGCACCGACAAGGACGACGTCGTCACCAGGAGCCTCGAGTTCGAGATGCTTCTGCGCATCACGCTGGACCTCATCACCGAGGCGTCAGGATCCATGTCCGCTGACATCGCACTGCCGCCGTCGGATGCCAGCGCGCCGTCGTACGGGGCGCCATACGGGGCGCCGTCGCCGTTCGGAGGTTATGGTTCGTCCGCAGACGCCCCCGCTTATGGCGTTGACGGGCCAGCGTATGGCGCCAGCGGGCCGTCCCCTGTCTCCATGCCGGTGTATGGTGCCAGCGGGCCTGGTGCCGATGTTCCGTCGCCATCATACGGGGCCTCTGGCGCGCCGGCGCCATCCGACGGGGCCTCTGACGCGCCGACGCCGTCGTCTGGCGACAGCGCTTCCGACGCCGACGCGACGGCATGA